TCAATGTTGATCTATAAGGGCTTTAAAACATATACCCACTTTGTTAGGTCCCCGGTTAACTTCGTTGtcacccgaaaagtcctaacatTCAACGTTTACGCTTTAACCCTTCGcacacgaattcgatcataactttctcatacgttaacgaaactttacgaaatttaaaccgtgtattctagtgagcatgatcaaccgttacaaagcttcgggtttgtcaaaaggtcaatcagaggtataatttaaaaatgttgacacatttagcccctatagtttgtaatctctcacatttagcttcgtatgatccatgatttattcgtttgaaggtatgagcacgatgtagggttattgtacattatatttattcacgGTTGACATTTAGAATacgtatattcacatactttccacgattgtcaactttagtccttctataaTATTTCTTTCACAcgtttaaacatttgacatgTGTCTACacattataggacgtgaattttcgaggtgttacatcctcacccccttaaaataaatctcgacccgagatttactgaaataaataagggtacttttctttcatcgtggattcaacctcccacgtgtattcgggtcctctacgggcatcccatttgacctttacaataggtacttgcttcctccgaagcttctttacctatcgatcttcaatcgacaaaggtttttccacaaattttaagctctcatctatatgcacatctgtatggggtattaccaatgattcgtcagcgaagcactttttcagattgcagatgtggaacacattgtgaattccattgagctcttcgggtaagtttaacttataggcaattgttccgacacgttcgataacctcgaaaggtcccatgtatctcgggcttagtttgcctttcttaccgaaatgcatcacccccttccagggtgatactttaagtaacactttttcacctacctcgaagtgaaaatccttacgctttggatctgcgtaacttttctgcctatctcgggcagccttgagacggtctcgaatctggacaatcttgtccctcatttcgaagactatctctggtcctgataattggacatctccaacttccgcccaacaaacaggcgatctacactttctaccgtataatgccttgaagggtgcagccttaatgctggtatggtagctattgttgtaggagaattcgattaatggtaggttcttatcccaactaccacccaaatcgatagcacatgcacgtagcatgtcttccaacgtctgaatagtacgctcactctgaccgtctgtctttggatggtaagccgtactaagattcaaacgtgtgcccaaagattgctggaagctcttccaaaaatgagacgtgtatctagtatctctgtcagagataatagacacaggtatgccatgtaaggctacagtcttatcaacgtataactaggctaacatgtcggagctataagtctccttgatgggtaagaaatgtgctgacttagtcagtcgatcaactataacccatattgtatcatttcctttcctcgtcttgggtaacttggtaataaaatccatagttacacactcccacttccattcgggaagttcaggctgttgtagcaagcctggcGGCTTTGGATGCTCGGCTTtaacttgcgcacaagtcaagcatttggctacataagcggctacagactttttcaagcctatccaccaataatttgcctttagatcctgatacattttatcaactccaggatggacagaatatttggaactatgggcttcctggaggataacatctcgtggTTTGGAATCTCTCagatttagcttcgtatgatccatgatttattcgtttgaaggtatgagcaccatgtagggttattgtacattatatttattcacgGTTGACATTAAGAATacgtatattcacatactttccacgattgtcaactttagtccttctataaTATTTCTTTCACACGTTTAAACATTTGACACGTGTCTACacattataggacgtgaattttcgaggtgttacatactAACACGGTTAGCAACATCCTAATCGTACATGTTATAAAAAATTTATGTAATTGCCACGTCCTTATAGTTAGGGACATTTTAAAACGATCAGAATGAAACCATAGTTAGAGACATTTTAAAACGATGGTAAAACGTATATCTTTTGTACATACGTTATTGCTGGAGTTATATTTCACGAAGGAATTCAGATGAAAAAAGTATGAAATCCGGTTTGAATAATTGTAATttaatttttatcttttttttttggaaattaaaCCCATTAATCGGGTTTGCTAACCGGGTTTTGGATATACCGGATCGGATTTTGAGTGTTTGCAATGCTTTGGTTCAGGGTAATGGTCGTATAACATATGTATTATGGTTGATATTTAATAGTGTAAATCTAAGTTTCAATTACTTAAAGGGGTGGAATCTTGAATTTGACATTATGAAAAAACTAAAAAGCAAATGGAATATAATCCTGAGTTGTTTCGGTTCTTAGGGTGGAATGGGCGTAATAGGGGAACCATTCGGGGAGTGGGTTTTACCAATCGGGAAGAGGCCGCCGGTGTTTGTGCGGTGAGCGGGGGTGGTGTAGTCGGTGAGTAGTCACCGAATGGAAAGATCCTTTGAAGGGTGAGGTAACCGTTAGAATATAGCCGTTGCCCCCctttataaaaaaattacaatttttctTTATAAACAACACTATTCTCTTCTCCATCCAACACCATTCACTTCTATTCAACCTAAATCCTTTCTTTTACATTCAAAAAATGTAACCCTATTTTCTAAATAATGGCGAATGACATACCATCGCTATTCATTCCATTTGATattagtgaagatgatgattcttCCTCAAGCGATAGTAGTTTACTTTTTTTTCCAAAATCTTATTAAGGAAGCCGCCACACTGAAAGACACGGGTACTTCTAGAAAAAGGAAAGTTGTTCATCGAGATCGAGAGAAAGGTCACGAAACCCTTATGACAGATTATTTTGTCGAGAAGCCCAAATTCAACGAAGATGTTTTTCGTCATAGGTTTCGTATGTCGAAAAGGTTGTTTTTATAAATTATGAGTGACGTGCAAGCGAATAACTCGTGGTTTCAAGAGGGCGTGGATGGGAGAATGAAGAAGAGTTTTACACCGATGCAAAAAGTTACATCGGCGATTACGCAACTTGCAACTGGTAACCTTCCAAACGAGAACGACGAATATTTAAATATGGCCAAAAGGACTTCCCGTGAGTGTCTAGATTATTTTTGTCAAACGGTATGTAATTTATATGCTTCCGAGTTCTTACGTAGACCAACTAGCCACGACGTTGCGCTCTTGTATCAAGCTCATGAGGATAAACATCACCTTCCTGGGATGTTGGGTAGTCTTGATTGTACACATTTTGTTTGGAGAATGTGTCCAACAGAGTTGCGGGGCCAATATATAAGGGGGGATCACAGGTACCCGACAGTTATGCTTGAAGCGGTGGcctctcaagatttgtggatttggcatgcttttgtGGTCCACCaggttcacaaaacgacatcaacgtactccaacaatctccgttatttcttACTCAACGAAATAGAACTGAACCAAAATGTCCATTTTACGTGAACAACCACTTGTACAAACGTGGATACTATCTTGCAGATGGAATCTACCCTActtggtccgtgtttgtgaaatcAATTCAGTATCCTCAGATAGTGAAAGAAAAGAAGTTCCAGAGGCAACACGATGCGGCAAGAAAAGACGtggaacgggcttttggtgttttaaaggaaAAATGTGGTGTACTTAATCGATCGATGTGTGCTATGAGTGTAAAAAAGATTAGGAATGTCTTATATGTGTGCATTATTATGCATAACATGATTCTAAAAGACGACGAAAACACGATTACACAGGTACATATTCGGGATCCTCCAGTCGAGCACGTTTTCGATGATACTGTTTATAACGAGCTCATTGATGAAGATACGCATTATAGACTAAAATATGATCTTGTGGAGCATCTTGGAGAACAAGATTTACCCCACCTTTTGGCGGATTCCGACGACAAATAGTTAAattaattttagttttaaaatttctttttagattttattgtcattttgtttattttaatttaatgtaatatttcattaattaaatgtacttttattttgtttaaaatatGTTTATGAATGCATAATTTttagaaataaaaaatatataaaaaaagaaataGATTCCCATGTGTTTGAGCACCATAGTGATTGAGTGTAAAATGAAGAGTGAAGTAGTGACTTGACATGGCATGACATTATTGGATAGAGAATAAGTTTATCACTCCCTATTTAGGGAGTACTCCTTCCACCCTTAGCAcaaaagggtaaaatagtctATCTTTTACTAGGGTTTGTAATTTCCAACACAACACATTAAAGTACCTTTGATTTAGCGGTATCTTAAAGTCAGACAAGACAAAGTCTTTTTAAAGAGGTGTGATAAATACACCTAAGATATGGATTAATATACCAATTATTCAAACTTGGTAATGATTAAACACTttattacattattttattataaaaatcaaaagtaataactatgttgttggtgcatatgtctgtcgacttcgtcttgtatcgagtcttataacTAGAgatgatagatcagggcacgaagtACGAGGAAAATGGGAGAAGGCATGAAacagccatttc
Above is a window of Helianthus annuus cultivar XRQ/B chromosome 14, HanXRQr2.0-SUNRISE, whole genome shotgun sequence DNA encoding:
- the LOC110906742 gene encoding uncharacterized protein LOC110906742, with translation MSDVQANNSWFQEGVDGRMKKSFTPMQKVTSAITQLATGNLPNENDEYLNMAKRTSRSQNDINVLQQSPLFLTQRNRTEPKCPFYVNNHLYKRGYYLADGIYPTWSVFVKSIQYPQIVKEKKFQRQHDAARKDVERAFGVLKEKCGVLNRSMCAMSVKKIRNVLYVCIIMHNMILKDDENTITQVHIRDPPVEHVFDDTVYNELIDEDTHYRLKYDLVEHLGEQDLPHLLADSDDK